GCCGTGCTATAGAGCTGATAGGATGACATGGAGCCGTACTATAGAGCTGATAGGATGACATGGAGCCGTACTATAGAGCTGATATGATGACATGGAGCCATACTATAGAGCTGATAGGATGACATGGAGCCGTGCTATAGAGCTGATAGGATGACATGGAGCCGTACTATAGAGCTGATAGGATGACATGGAGCCGTGCTATAGAGCTGATAGGATGACATGGAGCCGTTCTATAGAGCTGATAGGATGACATGGAGCCATGCTAAATAATTGATAGAGTGATATAGAGCAATACTATAGCGCTGATAGGGTGACAGAGCAATATTACAGCGGTGATAGGGTGACATAGAGCCATATTACAGCGGTGATAGGGTGACATAGAGCAATACTATAGCGGTGATAGGGTGACATAGAGCAATACTATAGTGCTGATGGGGTGACATAGAGCAATACTATAGCGCTGATGGGGTGACATAGAGCAATACTATAGCTGTGATAGGGTGACATAGAGCAATACTATAGCGGTGATAGGGTGACATAGAGCAAGACTATAGCGCTAATAGGGTGACAGAGCAATATTACAGCGGTGATAGGGTGACATAGAGCAAGACTATAGCGCTGATAGGGTGACATAGAGCAAGACTATAGCGGTGATAGGGTGACAGAGCAATACTATAGCGGTGATAGGGTGACAGAGCAATACTATAGCGGTGATAGGGTGATAGAGCAATACTATAGCGGTGATAGGGTGACAGAGCAATACTATAGCGGTGATAGGGTGACAGAGCAATACTATAGCGGTGATAGGGTGACATAGAGCAATACTATAGCGGTGATAGGGTGACAGAGCAATACTATAGCGGTGATAGGGTGACATAGAGCAATACTATAGCGGTGATAGGGTGACAGAGCAATACTATAGCTGTGATAGGGGGACATAGAGCAATACTATAGCGGTGATAGGGTGACATAGAGCAAGACTATAGCGCTGATAGGGTGACAGAGCAATACTATAGCGGTGATAGGGTGACATAGAGCAATACTATAGCGGTGATAGGGTGACAGAGCAATACTATAGCGGTGATAGGGTGATAGAGCAATACTATAGCGGTGATAGGGTGACATAGAGCAATACTATAGCGGTGATAGGGTGACATAGAGCAATACTATAGCGGTGATAGGGTGACATAGAGCAATACTATAGCGCTGATAAGGTGACATAGAGCAATACTATAGCGGTGATAGGGTGACATAGAGCAATACTATAGCGGTGATAGGGTGACATAGAGCAATACTATAGCGGTGATAGGGTGACATAGAGCAATACTATAGCGGTGATAGGGTGACATAGAGCAATACTATAGCGGTGATAGGGTGACATAGAGCAATACTATAGCGGTGATAGGGTGACAGAGCAATACTATAGCGGTGATAGGGTGACATAGAGCAATACTATAGCGCTGATAGGGGGACATAGAGCCATATTACAGTGGTTATTGGGTGACATAGAGCAATACTATAGCGGTGATAGGGGGACATAGAGCCATATTACAGTGGTTATTGGGTGACATAGAGCAATACTATAGCGGTGATAGGGGGACATAGAGCCATATTACAGTGGTTATTGGGTGACATAGAGCAATACTATAGCGGTGATAGGGGGACATAGAGCCATATTACAGTGGTTATTGGGTGACATAGAGCAATACTATAGCGGTGATATGGTGGATTCTCATGGCAGTGATCTCTTTGTCTCCATCTTTCAGAGTTTGCTGCAGGAGATTGAGACATACGACACAAAACTTTATGATCTGGAGTCTGTTTGTTCCCGACTGAAGGACGTGAGTCGGAAGCAGGAGAGTGACCTGACCCAGAGCTTAGTGCAGAGCGCCCGGGAGAGACTGGGCAAAGTGCAGGAGAGGGCGGCTGAGAGGGGCCGCAGTCTGGAGGAGTCCGGGAGACAAGCCAAGCAAGTGAGTCCATGCCCAGTGTGTGTAACAATGACCTGCAGGAATCCCACTCTCTAGAAATGACAGTCACTGGTTCCTGAAGACGTCATTGTGTCCTGTACTCTCCTGTTCTGTGCAGAAATGTACTCAAATGAATACTGAGCAGTGCCCCCTGGTGGCTGTGCTGGAATAACACATTAACAGGCAGGTGAGTTGGTAATAATTCATCCTGAGTCTGTGTATAAAGTGATGCTATTGTCCCCACAGTACAGTGAATCTCGGCAGAAACTGCTGGAATGGCTGAATGAGGTGGATCGGACTCTGGAATCCCAACAGATTGACACGAGCGTCAGCCAGGAGCATATCAAACAGCAGCTGAGCAAGCACAAGGTACACGGACTGCCTTCTATTGTCATAAGGATACACTGACCATGACATCATATAAAGCTTGACCTCACTGACATCAGGAGTCatgttatactgtgacatcactgacctCAGGAGTCatgttatactgtgacatcactgacctCAGGAGTTatgttatactgtgacatcactgacatCAGGAGTCatgttatactgtgacatcactgacctCAGGAGTCatgttatactgtgacatcactgacatCAGGAGTCatgttatactgtgacatcactgacctCAGGAGTCatgttatactgtgacatcactgacctCAGGAGTCATGttacactgtgacatcactaacaTCAGGAGTCatgttatactgtgacatcactgacctCAGGAGTCatgttatactgtgacatcactaatattAGTATTCATGttacactgtgacatcactgacctCAGGAGTTatgttatactgtgacatcactgacctCAGGAGTCatgttatactgtgacatcactgacctCAGGAGTCatgttatactgtgacatcactgacctCAGGAGTCatgttatactgtgacatcactgacatCAGGAGTCATGTTATACTGTGGCATCACTGACATCAGGTGTCATGttacactgtgacatcactaaaaTTAGGATTCatgttatactgtgacatcactgacctCGGGAGTCATGTTATACTGTGACATAACTAATATTAGTATTCATGttacactgtgacatcactgacctCAGGAGTCatgttatactgtgacatcactgacatCAGGAGTCatgttatactgtgacatcactaatattAGGATTTATGttacactgtgacatcactgacatCAGGATTCATGTtgtactactaaatcactaacaTCATGAAACACTGACATCATTAAAAACGGAATTCATGttacactgtgacatcactgacctCAGGATTTATGTTATGCAGTGATATCAGGAGTCCTGTTATACTACGACATCACTGACCTCAGGATTTATGTTATGCAGTGATATCAGGAGTCCTGTTATACTACGACATCACTGACATCAGGATTTGTgttttactgtgacatcactgacatgAGGAGTTGTGTTACACTGTGATGTCACCTCTTCTTGTGGCATCTTTTTGCAGGATTTTCAGAAGATCCTCCGATCCAAGCGTCCCATATATGAGGCGACTCTACGGAGTGGCCGTGCTCTACGGGAGAAGATCCGGCTGCCACAGGATGAGCAGCTGATGGATGAGTCGCTGGGGCATCTGAGAGAGCGCTGGGAAGACGTCTGCTCTAGATCAACTGAGCGGTACAGACCTCATTTTTACATGAAGATATGGGAAATCCTATACCAGGTTCGTGTGTATGATCATGATGTTATCCTCCCAGACAGCAGAAGCTCGAGGAGTCCCTCCTGTTCTCCGGGAAGTTCACAGATGCTCTCCAGGCGCTCATGGACTGGTTATACAGAGCAGAGCCGCAGCTGTCAGAGGagataccactagggggagacagAGATCTGGTCAATGATCTATTAGATAAACACAAGGTAAGCATAAAGCATCACACACAGGACCTGgccctttaaataaatattttcttcATGAATCCACCTGGACATATTAGAGGATAACGATGACCTGGATCTGTAcgatagtgaccatataatacattataaaccTTCCTTCAGGCTTATTCACGGTCCGGCTCTGCAGTATAAGGGATAGTCTGCGTTTATAAGCCTCTGACTACTAATGACAAAGACATCGTAGCTCTTCTGATTCACCTTCAGACTTCACAGCAAGCTGGAAATTGAGACAATGGCTTCCCAGATAGGACTTTGTCTACTGATATCTAGTGGCCAATATGGGAACTGCAGTTGCTTTTTATTCATTATACTCTGATCTTTAATTTAAATATTCAGTTTCCAGCTCTGCTATATAGTAGttctctgtagtgttacattcaCAGCGGAGCAGCATAGTAGGCTGAGTAACCATCCATTAGTAATCTCTGTCATGGTCTCCTTGCTGTGTCCAGGGATTCCAAAAAGAACTGGGGAAAAGAGCGGGCTCCATGAAGACCCTGAAACACTCTATACGGGACCTGAGCAGAGGAGGGGTCGGGGCGGACTCTCATTGGTTGCAGAGACAGATAGAGGAGCTAAGTCACCGCTGGGATCTCGTGTGTCAGCTGTCTGTCAGCAAGCAAGCAAAACTAGAGGCCTCTCTACGACAGGTCAGTGTCAGGAAACAGAGGCAACAATAATATCCACCTGATAAAGAGCAAGTGACCGCTGCACAAGATTCCACAAGACTTTATTCTGTAATAATAGTAAAAGGggtcggagctgtgacaacctctcacacatgatatacaggctggttgtcagtagtaatagatgaatagctgttactgtatataagatgtgtggatctcatgtctgatcacaatgtaattatattatatatcagtgatgtcagtaacagggggcggagctgtgacaacctctcacacatgatatacaggctggttgtcagtagtaatagatgaatagctgttactgtatataagatgtgtggatctcatgtctgatcccaatgtaattatattatatatcagtgatgtcagtaacagggggcggggctgtgacaacctctcacacatgatatacaggctggttgtcagtagtaatagatgaatagctgttactatatataagatgtgtggatctcatgtctgatcccaatgtaattatattatatatcagtgatgtcagtaacagggggcggggctgtgacaacctctcacacatgatatacaggcaggttgtcagtagtaatagatgagtagctgttactgtatataagatgtgtggatctcatgtctgatcacatgtaattatattatatatcagtgatgtcagtaacagggggcggggctgtgacaacctctcacacatgatatacaggctggttgtcagtagtaatagatgagtagctgttactgtatataagatgtgtggatctcatgtctgatcacatgtaattatattatatatcagtgatgtcagtaacagggggcggggctgtgacaacctctcacacatgatatacaggctggttgtcagtagtaatagatgaatagctgtgactgtatataagatgtgtggatctcatgtctgatcacagtgtaattatattatatatcagtgatgtcagtaacagggggcggagctgtgacaacctctcacacatgatatacaggctggttgtcagtagtaatagatgaatagctgttactgtatataagatgtgtggatctcatgtctgatcacaatgtaattatattatatatcagtgatgtcagtaacagggggcggggctgtgacaacctctcacacatgatatacaggctggtggtcagtagtaatagatgaatagttgtgactgtatataagatgtgtggatctcatgtctgatcacatgtaattatattatatatcagtgatgtcagtgacagggggtggggctgtgacaacctctcacacatgatatacaggctggttgtcagtagtaatagatgaatagctgttactgtatataagatgtgtggatctcatgtctgatcacagtgtaattatattatatatcagtgatgtcagtaacaggggacggggctgtgacaacccctcacacatggtatacaggctggttgtcagtagtaatagatgaatagctgtgactgtatataagatgtgtggatctcatgtctgatcgcaATGTAATTATatgatatatcagtgatgtcagtacagggggcggagctgtgacaacctctcacacatgatatacaggctagttgtcagtagtaatagatgaatagctgttactgtatataagatgtgtggatctcatgtctgaacacagtgtaattatattgtatattagtgatgtcagtaacagggggcggggctgtgacaacttctCTCACTTTATATACAGGCcggttgtcagtaacagggggcggggctgtgacaacctctctcaCTTTATATTCTGGCTGGTTGTCAGCAGTTATAGATGGAGTTGCTGTAACCAGTGTTCTGGACTGTATTGGGGACATGGGGAGGGTACGTTGGGGTTGAGCGGGGTTTTTACTCTGATCTCTGAGGTATTTGCGGTTTTTCTGGCAGGCGGAGGAGTTCCACTCTCTGGTGAGTTCTTTTCTGGAGGGTCTGAATGAGTCTGAGCGGACCCTGAAGTTCGGGGTGATTCCTGAGGAGGGGCAGGCGCTGCAGGAGTGTCAGTTGCAGCAGCAGGTGGGTGCCCGTGGAGGACATATGTGATGTGTGGCCCCTATGTATCCGGTGCTCTCTACATTATATAACGTTCCCCTCATGTCCAGGAGCTGATGAACACCCTGCAATGTCAGCAGATGGCCCTGGAGTGTATTGTCTCCCTGGGGCAGGAGATCCTGTCCGCCTGTCACCCGGACTCCGTCATCACTATCAAGTCCTGGCTAAATATCAGCAAGACCAGGtaccaggaggtgagtagacaggAGGCTGCCGCTCCTGCAGCTCCACGTGGAATACACCATATCCTGCATCACAGCAGATATAACATCTGAGAGAGTGATACCACCAGCGACCACCGGGGGCGCTATGTATACATAGACTCTAGCCATGTGTAGGGCCGAttccagcttttctgctgcctgaggcgaaaattgaattggcgcccccccagattttgattgacttccccctggctgttctacagcactagcagcctcctccaactcttgtggatgtgccgttgccttatactggcatgcgcggtgcagccgggtggagtacacctcgctgcatggtgcgtgcccaagtactataaggcaatggtgcatccgagaaagttggagaagACTgggagtgatgtagaacagccggggggatgtcaatcaagaatggaaagttgggtttggaggcgggactatgtgactcttctggatagcggcaccgcccccatGACCCATTAATgactaattagcatatagtgtgcgccggtttaaaagttgattttatagattttgctgcatctgaaaaaaacatacagagaaatattgtcaggtcatgtattaccgcatggtggcggctcaaggggttaaaactacctgacaggttccgaattaaatatacaatgaattgaaagcaACTTCATCGGCCCTGGAattatttattataaatatattctatgagattacagctccagaaccaagctctgacatatacggctccaaaaCCAAGttcataaatatatacagcaccagaaccaggctcagtaaatatatacagtaccagaacaaagctcagtacatatatacagcaccagaacaaagctcagtacataaatacttcaccagaacaaagctcagtacatatatacagtaccagaacaaagctcagtacatatatacacagcaccagaataaagctcagtacataaatacttcaccagaacaaagctcagtacatatatacagtaccagaacaaagctcagtacatatatacacagcaccagaataaagctcagtacataaatacttcaccagaacaaagctcagtacataaacacagcaccagaacccagttcaatacatgtatacaactccagaacgaagctcagtacatatatacagtaccagaacacagctgagtacatatatacagcaccagaacaaagctcagtacatatatacaactccagaaccaaactcagtacatatatacagcaccagaacaaagctcagtacagatatacagcaccagaacaaagctcatacatatatacagcaccagaacaaagctcatacatatatacagccccaggagaaacctcagtacatatatacagcaccagaacaaatctcaatacaaaaatacaacaccagaaccaagctcatacatatatacaacaccagaacaaagctcagtacataaatacagcaccagtaccaagctcagtacatatatatatatcaccagaacaaagcgcatacatatatacagccccagaaccaagctcagtacatatatacagcaccagaacaaagctcatacataaatacagcaccagcacaaatacagctcaatttagtgcaacccctgcataagtttgtatggcgtaaaactacagctcccagcatggcacgaacaatggtaaggatatgctgggagttgctgtttcacaaaaaaaaatcatatcatataatcataccacccatcatctcgctgcagatcatactgtGACTaccgtgctgattagaggcaaaataaacatttatattaagtgactcaccagtgacgtctcagattctagttgttctttttctcttttcttctccattcggttcagacctctatgacaacttctcccggccactgCCCATTtccgcagtttgctgctcagatgtcttcagcttctcacttttcaaacatttctgcacctataaacggtgataaaattctcatgatgccagacactacgccctaaatataattataatagcgccatacactgcacctctaattataatagcataaTACACTGCCCCTGATTatcatagcaccatacactgtgccccacacacacagtgctccctgtagatagtgccctcatagagccccctgtagatagtgccccccatagatcctcctgtagatagtgccctatatagatccccctgtagatagtgccccacatatagctctccctgtagattgtgccctacatatagccccctgaagatagttccccacatatagctcccctgtagatagtgccttgcatatagctcccctgtagatagtgccccacatattgcccccctgtagattgtgccctacatatagccccctgtagatattcccctacatatagcccccgtatatagtgccccacatatagccccctgtatataatgcctcaCATAGCCCCTCTGtttatagttccctacatattaTCCCCTCCatagattgtgcccaacatatagctctCCCCTCCTGTAAATAATGCAACGCagactttttaaagaaaaaaacaactttacacaatcaccttgatcccgttcccgtgccgtcctGTTTCAATGCAGGTcctctggggctgaacgacgatgGAAGCGAcacgatgacatcattgcgccgcttgcatcgttgatggcgctgagtggcagggcagaatgacttagtGGGGCAAGTAattctgtcctgccaatcagcatcaatataaggcgctgaatggtcgggcacggaacgtctccggccattcagcgcttatgcatgtcatTGTATCTGCGTTCTATAGATGGCAGGTTTCAGTGGTGTCGCCGCCCCCGCAGAGAGgtagcaggccgccgcctgagacGAGATGAGAAtcacatggacggtgcggccctggccaTGTGACCTGTATTATATCTGGATTTTATGGTTTGGTAATGACATTTATTTCCATCATGACCTGATTCTTGACGTGTCCGCCCCGTGTTCGCAGGTGACGTCCTGGGCTCAGCAGCAGGGGGAGCGCATTCAGGCTCAGATTCAGTCTCTGGCCACTGAGCGGGAGGAGGTCGCCCGACTAATGGACTGGATAACAGCGGCAGAGGAAGCGCTAACTTTACGGGACCAAGAGCCCCTCCCAGAAGAGATGGCGGCCCTGGAGGAGGTCGTAGCGCAGCACTCGGTAGGGTCCCCATTTCTCTAGCAGGTTGTATCTTAAAATGGTCATAAGCGCACCGCACCCCAGCATTACACATGACAAACTCCTACACTGAACCGGATCATGGTGAGTGGATACCCCTCAGCAAAAAAACCATGTGATCCCTCCCCGGTAACAGTGTCATATGATGAGCGGACATAAACATTACATAATAGTCAGCATATCGCTGTCCACAAGACCGTGTGCGTATGATGGGACCCCACTGTCCCCCAATGTCTGGAGGGGAAATCAAGGTTCAGTATGTTGGATTTTACCATACATGATCCTACAGTCTGGAGATAAGTGGAGTCAGAGATGCCTTGCAGCCGCTTCTCCCCCCTCTCCCTCTATGGCATGAACATGCAGACCTGACCAGCTGAGTCTTATTTTCAGGTGTTTATGGAGGAACTGAGCCGGAAGGAGCCGGAGGTGGAGAAGGTGACCAAGAATTGTAAGCGCAAAGTCCTAGAACCAAGAGCTACGACCTCACGGAAATCCGCAGCAAGTGAGTGCCCAGCGCCCCCGCCTGCCGTCCGCCAGCTCCCAGTATAAGTCACACCCATGACCGCGCTTATGGGATCATCTCCTGGAGAAATGAGGAGCGGCACTGATAACGCTGATCTACCCCCCGCCGGCGTGATCCATAGTCATGTAGTGTATACAGCAGTACCCCCATAACATGGCGCTACCTCAATGGGATCACGTGTCCTTGTCCCTGCTGTTCAGTGGTTCAGTCCTTAGTGTCCGGTGACGTAGTGCCCCATAATATTGTATTCAATGGTTTGTGCCCCTCCTGTATCCAGAGATTCGCAGTCCCCAGTCCCTCGTGTTCAGTCGTCTTGTTTTCCGGCCCCtcttgctgtttttgttttttttgccaaaaggAAAATTCTTACAATCACAACATGAAGAGTTCAGTGTAAAGAGGGGACTAGAAACGTCTATCAGTCCCATCCCCGTTTTATtctgtctttcttttttttctggtgtttcctCTCGttgctcttttttttctttggtcaCTCTGGTCTTTGCTGGTTTTTTTGCTCTCGTTTTTTGCTCGCGTTTTTTACTCTGGTTTTTTTGCTCTCGTTTTTTTGCTCTCGTTTTTTTACTCTGgtttttttgctctttttttgcTCTCGTTTTTTTGCTCTCGTTTTTTTGCTCTCGTTTTTTGCTCTCGTTTTTTACTCTGGTTTTTTTGCTCTGGTTTTTTTGCTCTGGTTTTTTTGCTCTGGTTTTTTTGCTCTGGTTTTTTTGCTCTGGTTTTTTTGCTCTGGTTTTTTTGCTCTGGTTTTTTTGCTCTGGTTTTTTTGCTCTGGTTTTTTTGCTCTCGTTTTTTTGGTCTGGTTTTTTGCTCTCGTTTTTTGCTCTGGTTTTTTTTGCTCTCGTTTTTTGCTCTCGTTTTTTTGCTCTTGCTTTTCTCTGACTTTGCTCGTGATCTCTATTTGTTGTTTCAGAAAGACAACACTCTCCCCAGGCCGGCCCTTCAATTCCTCTTCAGGACCTGGCACCACAGACCCCGCATATGGCGCATCTCCTGAACCGTTGGCAGCAGCTGTGGTTCCTGACATTAGACCGTCAGTGTCGTCTTCAGACCGCCCTTCAGAGGCTGCATGAGGTCTGTGGTCTCTTTACATCTCTAGCTCTTCGAGGATTTTGCCGCGTCCGGCTCTTCATTTGCCGTTTTATCTTCCAGTTGCAGGAATTTGCACATTTTGACTTCTCTGTCTGGCGGAAGAGATACATGCAGTGGATCGGACAGATGAAATCCCGTATTCTGGACATATTCCGAGGAATAGACCGTGATCAGGACGGAAGGATCAGCCAACGAGAGTTCATGGAAAGTGTTCTCTCTTCTAGTGAGTGACCCAGAGGCGCTGGGGGAGCAGAGCGGACGCGGGTCATACAGGGGCAGCTCCATGTCTAGTgtcttatatttattacaatttcATCAGTCACCCTGATAGAATAAATAatcgacttattatctcagagcgctgacttattatcagagcgctgacttattatatcagagcgctgacttattatctcagagcgctgacttattatctcagagcgctgacttattatctcagagcgctgacttattatctcagagcgctgacttattatctcagagcgctgacttattatctcagagcgctgacttattatctcagagcgctgacttattatctcagagcgctgacttattattagagcgctgacttattattagagcgctgacttattatctcagagcgctgacttattatctcagagcgctgacttattattagagcgctgacttattatatcagagcgctgacttattatctcagagcgctgacttattatctcagagcgctgacttatatcagagcgctgacttattatatcagagcgctgacttattatatcagagcgctgacttattatctcagagcgctgacttattatatcagagcgctgacttattatatcagagcgctgacttattatctcagagcgctgacttattatatcagagcgctgacttattatctcagagcgctgacttattatctcagagcgctgacttattatctcagagcgctgacttattatctcagagcgctgacttattatctcagagcgctgacttattatctcagagcgctgacttattatctcagagcgctgacttattatatcagagcgctgacttattatctcagagcgctgacttattatatcagagcgctgacttattatctcagagcgctgacttattatctcagagtgctgacttattatatcagagcgctgacttattattagagcgctgacttattatctcagagcgctgacttattatatcagagtgctgacttattatatcagagcgctgacttattattagagcgctgacttattatatcagagcgctgacttattatatcagagcgctgacttattatctcagagcgctgacttattatctcagagcgccgacttattatctcagagcgctgacttattattagagcgctgacttattatatcagagcgctgacttattatctcagagcgctgacttattatctcagagcgctgacttattatctcagagcgctgacttattatctcagagcgctgacttattatctcagagcgctgacttattatctcagagcgctgacttattattagagcgctgacttattatctcagagcgctgacttattatatcagagcgctgacttattatatcagagcgctgacttattatctcagagcgctgacttattatctcagagcgctgacttattatctcagagcgctgacttattatctcagagcgctgacttattatctcagagcgctgacttattatctcagagcgctgacttattattagagcgctgacttattatctcagagc
This Rhinoderma darwinii isolate aRhiDar2 chromosome 5 unlocalized genomic scaffold, aRhiDar2.hap1 SUPER_5_unloc_55, whole genome shotgun sequence DNA region includes the following protein-coding sequences:
- the LOC142696322 gene encoding microtubule-actin cross-linking factor 1, isoforms 6/7-like isoform X2 gives rise to the protein MGLGQFQHQLEELLDWLSHTAEQLQGPHLSCTDLQGCEIELAKHKVLRNDVLSHTRTVESVDAAGRGILLSGDGMDALQARLGELTQRWEFVQNETERRQLEMENDLSRVQDVTLEITDLLQWLEQVEARLSFSKPVWGHPESTRAALTKHLDLCKEMESMQHTYNSVRDRLQRLLASNPHPRGSSVDHQLRILEQKWESAYTKVRERKVCLSEGLAAITEFHSTMQEVSQWIGQAEGRLNTAGPPSIIRETVTNQIQEHKSLLQEIETYDTKLYDLESVCSRLKDVSRKQESDLTQSLVQSARERLGKVQERAAERGRSLEESGRQAKQYSESRQKLLEWLNEVDRTLESQQIDTSVSQEHIKQQLSKHKDFQKILRSKRPIYEATLRSGRALREKIRLPQDEQLMDESLGHLRERWEDVCSRSTERQQKLEESLLFSGKFTDALQALMDWLYRAEPQLSEEIPLGGDRDLVNDLLDKHKGFQKELGKRAGSMKTLKHSIRDLSRGGVGADSHWLQRQIEELSHRWDLVCQLSVSKQAKLEASLRQAEEFHSLVSSFLEGLNESERTLKFGVIPEEGQALQECQLQQQELMNTLQCQQMALECIVSLGQEILSACHPDSVITIKSWLNISKTRYQEVTSWAQQQGERIQAQIQSLATEREEVARLMDWITAAEEALTLRDQEPLPEEMAALEEVVAQHSVFMEELSRKEPEVEKVTKNCKRKVLEPRATTSRKSAAKRQHSPQAGPSIPLQDLAPQTPHMAHLLNRWQQLWFLTLDRQCRLQTALQRLHELQEFAHFDFSVWRKRYMQWIGQMKSRILDIFRGIDRDQDGRISQREFMESVLSSRFPTNSLEMTAVANIFDINGDGFIDYYEFVSALHPSRDPLRRNADTDRIQDEVNRQVAQCNCAKRFQVEQISANRYRTFVLFPRASAPALSLESRPRTCRFRSVTPCLFHAISPRDIYPPAYSSDI